Proteins from one Oscillatoria salina IIICB1 genomic window:
- a CDS encoding class I SAM-dependent methyltransferase, which yields MATILRNWSYRYQWLYDSISALAALSVGGEQRLRNLAWGGLTIHKDTQILDLCCGAGQVTRLLVKHSNNVTGLDASPFALQRASRNVPEAEYVEAFAEDMPFAESRFDLVHTSVALHEMSPAQLKQILQEVYRVLQPGGIFALIDLHKPTNPLFFPGLAVFMWLFETETAWQLLETDLVHELETVGFAVLKKDLHAGGSLQVIQAKK from the coding sequence TTGGCAACAATTCTGAGAAATTGGAGTTATCGCTATCAATGGCTCTATGACAGCATTTCCGCTCTAGCTGCTCTTAGTGTCGGTGGCGAACAGCGTTTAAGAAATCTAGCTTGGGGGGGATTAACAATTCACAAAGATACTCAAATACTCGATCTGTGTTGCGGTGCGGGACAAGTTACCCGATTATTGGTAAAGCACTCAAATAATGTGACGGGCTTGGATGCTTCTCCTTTCGCTCTTCAAAGAGCATCTCGTAATGTTCCCGAAGCTGAGTATGTGGAAGCTTTTGCGGAAGATATGCCTTTTGCTGAATCTCGCTTTGATTTGGTGCATACAAGTGTAGCTTTGCACGAAATGTCGCCAGCACAACTTAAGCAGATTCTGCAAGAAGTTTATCGGGTTTTGCAACCTGGAGGGATATTTGCTTTGATCGATCTCCATAAACCAACTAATCCTTTATTTTTTCCAGGTTTGGCTGTATTTATGTGGTTGTTTGAAACTGAAACGGCTTGGCAATTGTTAGAAACTGATTTAGTTCACGAGTTAGAAACAGTTGGTTTTGCAGTGTTGAAAAA